The Impatiens glandulifera chromosome 3, dImpGla2.1, whole genome shotgun sequence genome contains a region encoding:
- the LOC124931021 gene encoding uncharacterized protein LOC124931021 isoform X2, translated as MVFQRLQREFEAACSAQTQEVILTGEQWNDGLLATIREAVHMEAERKAAEDDADTMHNIHPFEKITYKVENKVICCLQGARIGIQFETSYAGEPCEIYHCILESKSFLEKMTVLEHTVPFCLPIREAENDLLSSNAMKFIDHVGDLLQAYVDRRQQVRLTKELYGNQIKELYYSLPYHMIEFMLDDYDCKIIVNLRYANLVSVLPTRVSVLAWPMQESQSSNSIPIRLSYAEDALQTMSLPEAYAEIVLNLPQELKQIYGNKDSD; from the exons ATGGTCTTTCAACGTCTACAAAGGGAGTTTGAAGCTGCATGTTCTGCGCAAACCCAAG AGGTTATATTAACTGGTGAACAATGGAATGATGGGTTACTAGCTACAATAAGGGAGGCG GTTCATATGGAGGCAGAACGAAAGGCAGCGGAAGATGATGCAGACACGATGCACAATATTCATCCATTTGAAAAGATTACTTACAAAGTTGAGAATAAG GTTATTTGTTGTCTCCAAGGAGCAAGGATTGGCATACAATTTGAGACATCATATGCTG GAGAACCATGTGAAATCTATCATTGTATTCTTGAGAGTAAGTCATTCCTAGAAAAGATGACCGTTCTTGAGCACACGGTTCCTTTTTGTTTGCCAATTCGTGAGGCAGAGAATGATCTGCTTTCTTCTAATGCAATG AAATTTATTGACCACGTTGGTGATCTATTGCAAGCCTATGTTGACAGAAGACAACAG GTACGACTTACAAAGGAGTTGTATGGAAATCAAATCAAAGAGCTATATTACAGTCTTCCATACCACATGATCGAGTTCATGCTAGATGACTATGACTG CAAAATTATAGTCAATCTCAGATACGCCAATCTTGTCTCTGTTCTTCCAACTAGAGTTAGCGTCTTGGCCTGGCCAATGCAGGAATCCCAATCAAGCAATTCTATCCCAATTCGTCTATCTTATGCTGAGGATGCATTACAAACAATGAGCTTACCAGaag CTTATGCAGAGATTGTCTTGAACCTTCCTCAAGAGCTTAAACAAATATATGGAAACAAGGACTCCGATTAG
- the LOC124931021 gene encoding uncharacterized protein LOC124931021 isoform X1, with protein sequence MGEVNFIQEGDVQLDTTKARFLNVLKRHEELAHRLSRDSDKMVFQRLQREFEAACSAQTQEVILTGEQWNDGLLATIREAVHMEAERKAAEDDADTMHNIHPFEKITYKVENKVICCLQGARIGIQFETSYAGEPCEIYHCILESKSFLEKMTVLEHTVPFCLPIREAENDLLSSNAMKFIDHVGDLLQAYVDRRQQVRLTKELYGNQIKELYYSLPYHMIEFMLDDYDCKIIVNLRYANLVSVLPTRVSVLAWPMQESQSSNSIPIRLSYAEDALQTMSLPEAYAEIVLNLPQELKQIYGNKDSD encoded by the exons ATGGGAGAAGTG AATTTCATACAGGAGGGGGACGTGCAATTAGACACTACAAAGGCTAGAT TTTTGAATGTCCTTAAGAGGCATGAAGAATTAGCACACCGCCTTTCAAG GGATTCTGATAAAATGGTCTTTCAACGTCTACAAAGGGAGTTTGAAGCTGCATGTTCTGCGCAAACCCAAG AGGTTATATTAACTGGTGAACAATGGAATGATGGGTTACTAGCTACAATAAGGGAGGCG GTTCATATGGAGGCAGAACGAAAGGCAGCGGAAGATGATGCAGACACGATGCACAATATTCATCCATTTGAAAAGATTACTTACAAAGTTGAGAATAAG GTTATTTGTTGTCTCCAAGGAGCAAGGATTGGCATACAATTTGAGACATCATATGCTG GAGAACCATGTGAAATCTATCATTGTATTCTTGAGAGTAAGTCATTCCTAGAAAAGATGACCGTTCTTGAGCACACGGTTCCTTTTTGTTTGCCAATTCGTGAGGCAGAGAATGATCTGCTTTCTTCTAATGCAATG AAATTTATTGACCACGTTGGTGATCTATTGCAAGCCTATGTTGACAGAAGACAACAG GTACGACTTACAAAGGAGTTGTATGGAAATCAAATCAAAGAGCTATATTACAGTCTTCCATACCACATGATCGAGTTCATGCTAGATGACTATGACTG CAAAATTATAGTCAATCTCAGATACGCCAATCTTGTCTCTGTTCTTCCAACTAGAGTTAGCGTCTTGGCCTGGCCAATGCAGGAATCCCAATCAAGCAATTCTATCCCAATTCGTCTATCTTATGCTGAGGATGCATTACAAACAATGAGCTTACCAGaag CTTATGCAGAGATTGTCTTGAACCTTCCTCAAGAGCTTAAACAAATATATGGAAACAAGGACTCCGATTAG